GACGCGGGCGTGAACCCGCTTCCCTCGGGCGAACGGGTGATGTTCACCAACGCCGAAGTCTATGGCGTGCGGGAGTTCCCCAAAGGCGGCGCGTACCGCATCCGCGTGCGCGCCTACGGACAGCAGGCGGGCCCCGACCCGGCGCGGATGGCGATCCTGCTCGATGGGCGCGAGTTGGCGCGGTTCGACGTGCTCGCCGTCCGCGCCAAACCCCAGTTCTACGAGGTGCCCGTGGAGTTGGCATCCGGGCGCCATCGGATCGGCGCCGCGTTTCTGAACGACTACTACAAGCCCGATGCCGCGAACCCGGCCGATCGCGACCGAAACCTCGCGGTGGACTCGATCGAGGTGGTGGGTCCGGCGGGGGCGGCGCCGCAACTGCCGCCGTCGCACGTGCGCATCGTCACCGCGGTTCCTTCAGGAGAACTTTCGCGCGAGGAGGCGACGCGGCGCGTGCTGCAGGCCTTCGCGTCCCGGGCGTTCCGCAGGCCGGCGACCGCCGACGAGGTGGACAAGCTTGTGCGCATCGCCCTTATGGCCCAGCGCGAAGGCGAGCCGTACGAGCGCGGCCTGCAACTTGGCGTGGAGGCCGTGCTCGCGTCCCCGCAGTTCCTGTTCCGCGTCGAACTGGATGCAGACCGCGCGGGCGAGGTGAGGGAGCTGAACGCGTACGAACTCGCCTCGCGCATGGCGTACTTCCTGTGGAGCTCGATGCCGGACGCCCGGTTGGAGGCGCTGGCCGCGAGCGGGGAACTGCTTCGCCCCGACGTGCGGCGACAGGAGCTTGGCCGGATGCTGAAGGACCCCAAATCCGAGGCTTTGGGACAGAACTTCGCCGAACAGTGGCTGCAGCTTCGCAAGCTGCAGATCGTCGCTCCCAACAAGGATCAGTTCCCGACCTTCGGGCCGGAGATGCGCGACGCCATGCGCCGGGAAACCCTGCTCTTCTTCCAGGAGATCCAGCGCCAGGACCGCAGCGTGCTGGAGTTTCTGGATGGCAAATTCACCTACGTCAACGGGCTGCTGGCCAAGCATTATGGGATCCCCGGCGTCCAGGGGCCCGCGTTCGTACGGGTGGCGCTCGACGGGAAGCGGCGCGCGGGGGTGTTGACCCAGGCAAGCGTGCTCACCGTCACGTCGAACCCGACGCGCACCTCGCCGGTGAAGCGCGGAAAGTGGATTCTCGAGCAGATCCTCGGGACGCCCCCTCCCCCACCGCCGCCGGGAGTCAGCGACCTCAAGGAGTCGGAGGCCGTGAAGGGCGCCACGATGCGCCAGTTGCTCGAGAAGCACCGCGAGAATCCCATGTGCGCGTCGTGCCACGCCCGGATGGACCCGCTGGGCTTCGGCCTCGAGAACTTCGACGCGGTGGGCCAGTGGCGTGACCGGGAGGGCCCCGCGCCCGTGGACGCGACGGGCGTGCTGCCCGATGGCACGAAGTTCAACGGACCCGCCCAACTCCGGAAGATCCTCCTGGCGCGCAAGGAGCAGTTCGTCAAGACGTTTGCCGAGAAGATGCTGGTCTACGCCCTCGGGCGCGGGTTGACCCTGACCGACCGCTGCCACGTCGACACCATCGCGGAGCACGCCAAGAAGAGCGGCTACCGCTTCTCCTCGATCGTGGAGGCGGTGGTCGAAAGCGACCCGTTCCTGAAGCGTCGGGGATGAACCCGTCGTACACTACAGCAAGATGAAGATCACACGGCGCACGGCCTTGCGTGGATTGGGGACGGCGATCGCGTTGCCGGTCCTGGAGCGGATGCTGCCCTTGTCCGCACTGGCGCAGACCCCGGTGGTGCGCCCCAACCGGATGGCGTTCCTGTTCGTGCCGAACGGGGTGAACATGGGGCACTGGACGCCGGCGTCCGTGGGCTCGGGCTTCGAATTGCCATCGACGCTGGCCCCCCTCGCCCCGGTGCGGGACTCGATGTCCGTGCTGACGGGTCTGACGCAGAAGGGGGCGTTCGCGTTGGGGGACGGGCCGGGCGACCACGCGCGGTCGGCCGCGGCGTGGCTGACGGGCGTGCATCCGAAGAAGACCTCGGGCGCCGACATCCATGTAGGCATCTCGGCGGACCAGCTTGCGGCGCAGCGCGTGGGGGACAAGACGCGTTTTCCCTCGCTGGAGCTGGGGTGCGAGCGAGGCGCCCTGGTGGGCGATTGCGACTCGGGTTACAGCTGTGCGTACTCGTCGAGCATCGCGTGGCGCTCGGAATCGACCCCCGTCGCCAAGGAGACGAATCCGCGTCTGGTGTTCGAGCGGCTGTTCGGCGGCGGCAGCGCCGACGAGGCCGAGGAGGCGAAGCGACGCCGCGACCGGTACCGCCTGAGCGTGCTGGACTTCGTGCGCGACGAGGCCTCGAAGCTCAAAGGGCAGCTCGGCGCGCGCGACCAGCAGAAGATGGAGGAGTACTTCGAGAGCGTCCGCGAGATCGAGCGCCGGATTGCCCGCGCGGAAGGGGACCACGGTGTTCCCGCCGGAGCGGCGCGCCCGCAAGGCACCCCGCGCGATTACGGCGAGCACCTGCGGCTGATGGGCGATATGATGGTGCTCGCGTTCCAGGCGGACCTCACGCGCATCTGCACGTTCATGTTCGCCAACGAGGGCAGCAACCGAAGCTACGCGCTGATCGGGGTTCCCGAGGGCCACCACGACATCTCCCACCACGGGAAGAACGAGGAGAAGCTCGAGAAGAAGCG
This portion of the Fimbriimonadaceae bacterium genome encodes:
- a CDS encoding DUF1592 domain-containing protein, producing MRPIMGAGRGGVSRWALPCAALACLALGAGSDVADARQKQTPPPARFAKEAAPMIAKYCFPCHAGSTPAGGANLAAAKSEEDLRANPGVWARAAENLRSGRMPPVGAAQPDSKQREAAADAIEAVLTDCLRPDPGRVTIRRLNRAEYDNTIRDLVGLDLGLAGDFPSDDVGEGFDNIGDVLSLSPLLMEKYLAAAETIAQKAIVVPENRSTVFEGDDLRFDAGVNPLPSGERVMFTNAEVYGVREFPKGGAYRIRVRAYGQQAGPDPARMAILLDGRELARFDVLAVRAKPQFYEVPVELASGRHRIGAAFLNDYYKPDAANPADRDRNLAVDSIEVVGPAGAAPQLPPSHVRIVTAVPSGELSREEATRRVLQAFASRAFRRPATADEVDKLVRIALMAQREGEPYERGLQLGVEAVLASPQFLFRVELDADRAGEVRELNAYELASRMAYFLWSSMPDARLEALAASGELLRPDVRRQELGRMLKDPKSEALGQNFAEQWLQLRKLQIVAPNKDQFPTFGPEMRDAMRRETLLFFQEIQRQDRSVLEFLDGKFTYVNGLLAKHYGIPGVQGPAFVRVALDGKRRAGVLTQASVLTVTSNPTRTSPVKRGKWILEQILGTPPPPPPPGVSDLKESEAVKGATMRQLLEKHRENPMCASCHARMDPLGFGLENFDAVGQWRDREGPAPVDATGVLPDGTKFNGPAQLRKILLARKEQFVKTFAEKMLVYALGRGLTLTDRCHVDTIAEHAKKSGYRFSSIVEAVVESDPFLKRRG
- a CDS encoding DUF1552 domain-containing protein, with the translated sequence MKITRRTALRGLGTAIALPVLERMLPLSALAQTPVVRPNRMAFLFVPNGVNMGHWTPASVGSGFELPSTLAPLAPVRDSMSVLTGLTQKGAFALGDGPGDHARSAAAWLTGVHPKKTSGADIHVGISADQLAAQRVGDKTRFPSLELGCERGALVGDCDSGYSCAYSSSIAWRSESTPVAKETNPRLVFERLFGGGSADEAEEAKRRRDRYRLSVLDFVRDEASKLKGQLGARDQQKMEEYFESVREIERRIARAEGDHGVPAGAARPQGTPRDYGEHLRLMGDMMVLAFQADLTRICTFMFANEGSNRSYALIGVPEGHHDISHHGKNEEKLEKKRQIDRFHVEQLAYVLNRMAKIEEPGGTMLDNTMLVYGGGISDGDRHNHDDLPILLFGRGGGTIAQGRHIRYPNGTPMNNLFVSLLDRMGVHGETLGDATGKLSELL